GATGAGGACCGGATGACAGGCCTACGCGGCAACTCGCACCGATCCACGCCGGGCACCAGGCTCCGCCTGCTCCGTGCCCCTGATCGATGTGCCGAGGGAGATCCAACCATGTCTATCGATCAGTCTCCGCATTCGCGTGTCAGTGGTTTCTGCTCTCGTCGTCCTTGTTTCGATCCTGGGCTGCGGTGTGCGCCGGCCTGACCCGATGACGCCTGTCGTGCCCCTGCCGCAAGCTCCACCCCCGGTTTCGTCCATGCCGGGCTTGTCCTTCCTTGTCGACGGCGAACGGAAGGTACTCAAGACCATGTTGCCCGACGGCAATCTGTTCGAGTTCGATCTCGCGAAAGTGGTGGATCTCGATGGCGACTCGCGCGCAGCGAAGAATCTGAGCGATCTGGAGATCAGAGTCCTCGAGGCTGGCATCTCCGGGTTGGTCGAGATGGGCCTCTACGAAGACGCAGTGGCGAGAGGTGGATCGGTGGGTATCCAACGGGTTCTGGCAACCATCTCCGTCGGCCGACCGCTGACGATCTCCTACATTGATACTACTCCGGCCGGCACGGCCTTTCTGGTTCCGGTCCTCTTCGACAATAGACTAGTCGGAAGCGCGAACATCGCGCTTGATACGCATCCGCACCACCTGCGCCTGGTAGACGTCTGGGCGACCAGTGATGTGGGCCGAAGCCCGATCCTGTCGCAGGATCTCCCGGGCGCCACGGTTGCGGGGCCATACAAGATTCAGGGTGTCTTGGGGGCGGCGATGCCAAGAGACGCGATCCGGCGTGTGCGATTCCGAAGTCCATCCCGTCAGCCCGGTCCAATGGATTTCTTCTGGTGCAACCCGTCGAGCGCCCAGCACTTCCTCCGATCGGATGGCGCGATCTTCCGCAACGACGCCGAAAGACAAACCCAGGCGGCATCGGCTCGCGGCGGTGGGCGGCTTCTGACGCAGGTCGGTTCACTATAGGACACGCCATGTTGCCCCTCGTCGTCTCGCTTCAGTCGGCGTTGCCGCCCTTCACGGGCCAAGCGCCCGCTTCGCTTGCGGAATTCCTGCCGGCACTATACGGCCTTGCTCGACTCCCCGGCCACGAGAGTCCGAGGCCAAGGTCCTCTCTTTCGGCCTATCCTCGAGATCTGGGGTCGCCTCCGCCAGGCTGGGTTCCCCGCATCAGGGAGAGCTTGATTCCTGGGATTGGCGTCGGGATGCCGATGACCAGGGCGCGTCCCGCCTTGTTGCGCTGCTGCGGGATAACAGGCGGGGACTATCATGGGAGCATCGCCTTCCTCGTGCTAGACAAGACACTCCCCGTCCACGGAATGGTAGGAGCGGCGATCGCGACTTATTATCAACCGAGGAACCTCTGCCAAGTCGCCTTCCGATCGTGGTCGGGAGAGAACAACGGGTTTGCGCCCAAGCTTCCCGGGCTCTTGCGTTCGAAGTACGGAGAGCCCGACTTCGAGAGAAAGAATCCCGACTTCACTATCCCGTATCGTTTCGAATGGTGGGGCCTTCCCGGCGGCTCATTGGTCCTCTGGACCAGCAGAGACGACAAGGACTGGTTCATCCTGGAATGGGGGAACTCGAAGTGGTGCAAACAGCAGAAGGAGGCGCGCCCAGCGGACAGACGCTCTCCGCGAGAGCGCGGCATCAACTGACTTTGCGTCAGCCGTAGGCGTTCTCCGGTCGGTACTTGACGGTTGCCCCGTCCAACGAGACGGGGCAATCACTGCATTGCGTTCAAATCGCCGCTCCGAAACCGCTCGACCGGGCAAGGGCCAGAGGCAGAGGCTCGACAGGGACGCCTTCGAGCTGACCCGGCGCTCGAACCCGACCCCAGATCGCGCCGTTGCCGTACTTGCGGATCTGCTTGAGATCCTTGGCTCGCAACTGGCCCGTCCACTTGACCTCGATGGGCCAGAAGCGCCCTTCGCGGACGATTGCCACGTCGACTTCCCCCTCGGCCTTGATGTAGTAGGTGGGGAAATCGCGGCTGAGATGGCTCGCCACGCAAGCTTCGGCCAGCCGGCCGGCCCACTCCGGGCTCTCCAGTGCCGCCCTGACCTGCGTGCCGAAGGGATCCGACACGGGATGGAGCCATGAACGGATTGCATGGAAGATGAAGGGGTCGGTGAACAGGATCTTCCTGGCCTTCTTGGGGGCCGGGGCGAGCGCGTCCTCCCGCAAGGCGGGTTGAACGTACACGGCGTCCATCGAGGCCAGGAGACCCACGTAGTCGGCCACCGTCTGGGGGTGGTCGATGGACAGGTCCCGCGCGAGGGAGTTCCAGGACACCTGGCTCCCGTAGCGGCTCACGATGGCACCGAGCACCTCCCGCAGGTAAACCTCCTGCTTGCCCCTCCGCAGCATGTCTCCACGGACCCACTCCTGATAGGTCGCGAAGGTGGAAGGCCGCACCGCCCCTCTCAGCACCAGGTCGTTTGCGGCGGTGAGGTACCCGCCGTGCATCAAGTACTCCTCGAACTCCCTGAACAGGATCGAGATCGTCTCGGAACGCGGCTGGAGCGCCGGATCGAACACGGCCGCGGGCTCGTCGAGCCGACCCTTGAGTCTCAGCATCTCGCGAAAGCTCAAGGGATACACGTGGAAGTCGGCCACGTCTGCCGGGCCCCGCCTGCCCGGAAAGCGCATGCGCGCCTGGCGCAGGAAGGTAAGGTCCGAACCGGTGAGGACCAACGTCGTGTCCGCCAGGACACCGGCGTCGGCCAGGTACTTCACGCCGCGGTCCCACTCCCGGATGTACGTGACCTCGTCGAGGATCAGGTACCCGGGATCGGGTGAATGCCTGTCGTTCAGACACTCCCCCACGAGCCTCACCAGCGCGTGATGGTCGTCGATGAGCTCACCGGTGAAGAAGGCGATGCGCTCGGGGGCGACGCCTTCTTTGAGCAGCTCCGCCATCCACAGCTTCAAGAGCGTGGTCTTGCCGATCTGCCTCCCCCCTCCCACCGTAAAGGCGCCCGGCACGCCCCTGGGTAGCCGTGCCAGGAGCGCCGGTCGATGCACGAGCGGCAGATCGCGCAGGACGCGCAGATGAGGGTCGCGCTCCTCGAAGGCGGCCAGGCCGTCCTGGTGCGCATTGTGGGGAAGGAATCGAACGTCCACGAGTATGGAGAATAGCGGTTGATCAAATTTAGTCAATCAGAAATGACTAAATTTGACCAAATACCTCGGTTCATCCGGCGCCAAGTCGTGCTCGCCAGATACTCGACTACATTGGCTCCCTTTCAATTCCTCGTTAAGCCAGGCACGTCGCTCCCCGGTCCGGCCATAACCACTACGTAATCGGGAGAGTCCGAGGAGCTGGTACATGCACGTCGAGTCTGGCCGCGCGGCCATCCGCCGGCAGTTACCGAGCACGCCCGCCACGGCGTTGCTCGATCCGGAAGCCACCCGGGCGCTGACGCGGCGCATCAAGGAAGCCGTCGCCATGTCGCCCGCCGAGGAGCGGGCGCTGGCGGGGCTGCCGCCCGAGCAGCGGCGGCAGTACGCGCAGGTGGCCGCGAAGCTCGACGGCGCCGATCGCACCCGGCTGGAGCGGCTGCTGATCGGCCAGAAGCTGGACGGCGCCCGGGACCTGCAGATGCAGGGCGATCTGCTGGCCAACCTCGCTCGCCTCGCCACCGAGCCCCTGGGCCCCGGGATCGACCGCCGCGACCTGCTGGCGCGGACCATTCGCGGTATCGCGGATCCAGGCTCGATCACCCAGGGCGACGCCCTGACCTGCGGGGCGGCCGCCGCGCAGATCATGCTGGCCCGGCAGAACCCGGCCGAGTACGTGCGCATCCTGGCCGGCCTGGCCTCGGCCGAGGGCAAGGTGCGCCTCGCCGACGGCAACGTGCTGTCCCGCCAGGCCGGCTGGGAGCGGGCCGCCATCCCGGGCCGCGCCAACCAGCTCATGCAGACCGCCTTCATGGCCCACGCCGCGGGCGGCTACGACGCCGCGAACGACCTGCGGGCCGATGGGCAGAAGGGCCTCTACGCTTCCGAAGTGGCCTTCCTGCAGGAGGGCCTGCTGGGCAAGGCCATGGAGACGGTCGAGGGCAACTCGGACGACGTGCTCGCGCGGATCGCCAAGCAGGCCAACGCCGGCAAGCCGGTGAGCGTCCTGATGAAGAACGACCAGGGCGCCCATTACGTGCAGGTCACCCGCGTCGAAGGCGACAAGCTGACCTACGTCGATCCCCGGGACGGCCAGGAGCACACCGTGGACGCGGCCGGTTTCGGCGCCCACATCCAGGCCGCCAACCTGGAGGCCCCCGAGGGCACCAAGGTCCGCAAGGCGCGCCCGACCGACCACAAGGGCGTGCTGGGCGGCGGATGCTTCCTGGTCGACGCGATCAAGGCGGTCGCCAAGGCCGTGGTGAGCGTCGTGAAGGCCGTCGTGGACACCGTCGTGAAGATCGTCAAGAAGGTGGCCGAGGTGGTGGCCAAGGTCGCCAAGGCCGTCGTCTCGGCGATCGCCACCATCGCCAAGGTGCTCTGGGAAGGCATCAAGAAAATAGGCGAGTTCGTCTGGAAGAACCTGGGCATCATCCTGACCATCGCGCAAATCGTCTGCATGTTCGTGCCGGGCCTCCAGGTCGTGTCGCTCGCCATCGCGGCCTACCAGGGCATCAAGAGCGGCGTCGCCATCTACAACGGCATCAAGAACGGCGACTGGATGGGCGCCCTGATGGGCGGCATCGGCCTGGTCACGTCGTTTGCCGGCGGCGTGGGGGCTCTCGGCGCGAAGGTGGCCGGCCAGGGTCTCGCGACGGCCGCCAACGTCGCGGGCAAGGTGGCCAACGTGGCGGGCAACGTGGCAAACGCGGCGCGGGCCATCGAACGCGGCGACTGGGGCAGCCTGGTCGCATCGGTGGCAAGCGGCGTGGCCGCCGGGGCGGGCTTCGTCTCCGACAAGGCCGCCGCCGTGGCCGAGAAGTGGGCCGGCTACGCCCACAAGTTCAACGGCGTGTACCAGGCCGCCGTCAACAAGGATGTCGCGGGCGCCCTGGGGAGCGCGGCGAGCGTCGCCGGCGACCTGGGCACGGCGGAGTTCGGGATGGACGCGCAGACCGCCGCCACGCTGGGCAAGGTCGGGACGTTCTTCAAGGCGGCGGGCGGCGTGCAGCGCGCCGCGCATACCGGCGACGCCCTGGCCATCGCCGACGCCGGCCTCGGCCTGGTGCAGACCACCGCGAACCTGGGCGATCGCGGCAAGCTCGGCCAGCAGACGCAGAAGTCCCTTGGCATCCTCGACAAGGCGGTGGGGTACGGCAAACAGGCCCTCGCGGTCGGCTCGCGGGTGGTCAATGCGGCCCGCAACTACGGCACGGCGGCGGTGCTGGGCGTGCTCGGCGCGGGCGCGGCACTGGGCGGCTACAAGTACGCGACGATGACCGACGCCGAGCGAGCCGACCTGGGCAGGACCCTCGAAGGCTACAAGGACGCGTTCCTCGAGACCAAGGTCGGCAAGTTCGCCACCCACACCCTGGGCCTGGTCGAGGCCTGGGGGCGGGCGCAGAACCTGTCGGACACGGCATTGCGGACGGGCTACCTCGACACGGCCGCCGTCACGAAGAACCAGGAGCGGCTCCGCCAGAGCGCGAGGGGCCTGGGCGATCTGTTTGGCCTGATCGGCGACAAGGCTGCCTGACCGTTAAACCTTCATCAAATCCGGCATCCGGGCGCGGCGGGTGCCGGATAACCCCAGGAGGGGGAACGTGGTATGGCACGCTGGTACTCTGCAATCCTGGCCTCGCTGCTGCTGGTGGCGCATCCCGCCCTGGCCGCGCCCGACAAGAAGGTGCGCGGACCGCTGACGGTCACGCCCGGCACCAATGACGGCAAGACCGGCCTGTGGGTGTCGTTCCACGAGTACACGCTGCGGGACTTCTCGGCCGAGTTCAACGATCTCCTGTCCTGGAACGGCCGGGCCAGCAAGCTGTCCGGCAACCCGGTGACCGGTTCGACGCCGGGTTCGGCCTACGACAACCAGGACGTCGAGTTCAACCATGACATCGATTTCGGAGCCATCAACCGCGTGCTGGACAACCCATCTTACGTGGGCCAGCACGGCAACAAGCGGGAGTGGATCCGGGACTATGCGCAGGACACCGGCAACGGCTTCAAGATCCGCGACCGGGGCTGCACCGCTTCGAGCCTGCTGGAGGCCAGCCGCCTGGCTCGCATCTACGAGTTGCTCTCCATGGGCGTCGAGCCCGTGAAATCCACGATGAGCGGCTACCACGTCGCGTTCTACAGCGACCACCCGTACAACATCCCGCTCACCAAGGATGCGGTCCTCGCCAAGCTCAAGGAAGTCTTCAAGCTCGGCATCGACACCTACTCTCCCATCGTGCTGGATCTCAACCACGACGGGAGGATAGGCGTCACCGGCCGCAGCACCGCCGCCATCCGCAACCCGAAGAACCTCTACCAGGCCGCCGGATCGGTCGTCTTCGACCTGCGCGGCTTTGGCGAGAAGAAGCGCTACGAGTGGCTGGCCGCCGACGGCGACGGCTTCCTGGTCGACGATCGCTCGCTCAAGGTCAGCCAGGCCGCCGAATCCGGCGCGGAAGTAGATGGCACGGCGCTCTTTGGCAACGCGGTCGGCTACGACAACGGCTTCCACAAGCTGCAGGAAGCCACGTCGGTGTTGCGGACCGCAGCCCTGGACCTGTTCGGTCTCGCGGTCGGCGCCCCCGACAGCCGCAAGGTCGCGACAGGCAACGAGTTGCGCCATCTCAAGGTCTGGATCGACGCCAACCGGGACGCCAGGCCGCAACCGGCCGAAGTTTTCGCGCTCCAGACGCTGGGCATCACCGAGGTCGGCCTGCAGCCGCGCTTCGTCAGGAATCGCGACGGTGAATGGTTGATCCAGAGCCATTTCGTGCAAGCCGGCCACCGGTTCCTCTCCGAGGACGTCTGGTTCGCCGAAGAGCCGAAGGGGAAGTAAGGCCATGCTGACGCTCGCCGCCGCCATCATCCTGCTCGCCGCGCCTGTTCCGGTCCCGCCGGGCTGGGCGATCGTGGGCGACGAGGCCAAGGGTTACTTCGTGGCCGATCCCGGCAACGTCGTGCGCCGCGAACTGATCGATTCCCGCAACACGGGCACCCAGACCGATCGGCGCGGCGAGACCTCCGCGGACAAGGACGAACTCGCGAGCACCGACCGGAGCGAGATCATCAAGACCGAGACCTTCGTGGTGAACCCGACCGATCGCCGCCTGGAGGGCCGCCTGCTCAAGACCTACGAGGTCAAGCAAATAGACAAGGTCAGCTACCTGACCACGAAGCGGCTATTCAAGGTCTACACCGTCACGGACTACGAGAAGCGCGTGCGCACGCAGTATCTCAACACCTACGCCGTCACGACGCAGTACACCTGGACCGACCCGTACACCGGCGAGACCGTGACGCACAAGGTCCGGGTGGTCGAAGCGCCCAAGGCCGAGGAAATCGCGGGCGACTGGGAAGCGGCCCAGGACAGGAAGTACCTGCGAGAGTACTGGACAAGCGAGACGGCCCGGACGGTGATCAAGTCGGACACCCAGGATCGGCTGCTGGCGACCGTCGCCGCGCCGCCCGACATCGACGGCGACGCCGTGGGGGCGTCCAAGGCCCGGGACCTGACCATCCTGTCGGGCGAGGCCGGCAAGGGCGTCAAGAGCGCGAGCAACGCGACGGCGGGCAAGTCGTTCAGCCTGTCGGGCGCGCCGCGGGCTCAGTCGGGCGGCGGCGTGCGGGTGGCCACCGCCGAGGATCTCTACGCCCTGGCCGCCAAGGCGCCCAACCTGGTCGACGAGGCGGGGAACACCGCCTGGAAACTCACGACCGGCAAGGGCCTCCTGCTGTTCACGCCGTACGATTCGGCCGGCGCCCTCCGCGCCGAGAGCGTCGTGCGCGTCGATGCCACGCTCAAGCCCGCCACCGCGCCGGGCGGCGCACAGATTCGCATCGCGAGCTTCTCGGCGGGGGCCGGCGGCAGCGCCCTCCTGACCGGGAGCTTCCGCAACCCGTTCCTGGGCGGTGGCAAGGGCAGCGCGTACCTGGCGGCGCGCTGATTTAACCGATCCTCCCCCTGGACTTAGCGCTCCCTTTACCGGAACGCGGCCGGAGGTGCGGCACGGCGGGCCATAAGGATCGGGATGGCCCCGCTCACGATGAATCCGGTCACTCCCGGGTCAAGCCCGGGGGTTCGGCCCCCTGGCGTGCCCGTGCGCCCGCCGTTGCCAAACCCGCTCGATCGCAACATCGTCGGTCATGCGGCCATGCCCGACTCGTGGTCGGAGACGACCCAGGCGTCCGCGCTGGGTTCGGCCTATCTGGCGGCCCTCGAGGGCCTGCCCGCCGACGAAAAGCTGCCGGCGGGGTGGGCGCTGTTCCTCACGCGCTCGGCCGAGGACTTCCGCGAAGGCAAGCCGGTCAACCAGGTGGTGAAGCTCAAGGATGGCCGGCGGCTGGCCTACACCTTCCAGCAGCGATCCGACGGCTCGGTGACAGTCAAGCGCCACGGCGAGTTGCGCGTCGGCCCGGCTTCGGCCGGCTTCACGCCTCAGGCGACGTCCGACGAGATGGTGGCCGCCGTCCGCAAGCGCTGGGAGCCCCAGGGCTTCAGGTTCGAGGGCCCGTGGAACTCCGGCGACCTCCTCAAGCTGCACAAGGCCCTGCTCACGCTAACTCCGGCCGAACTCGCCTTGCTGCAGGGCCTGTTCTTCCGGCGCGGCGGCGCAGATCCCGAACGGGCCGGCGTCTACGAGACCGAGGGCTGGATTGCGGGCATCACCTACTTCGACGGGGCATTCTCGCACGACGACGCGACCTTCGTCGGCGATGGCGAGCCCTACAGCGCGGGAACCCTGTACCACGAGATAGGCCACGCCCTCCTGGCCACACACGACGTGACGCTCTTTCATCGCCTGGACCGGGCGATCTCGGCCTACAACGGCGTTATCGAGCGTTTCAACAAGGCCGCCACGGCCGACGAGCAGACCCGGATGCAACCCGAACTCGAGCGGGCCAGGAAGGTCTGGGAAGAGGCGAACGCCCGTTTCGTGCACGGCTCGGACGCCAGGTACTTCGAGGAACGCTTCGCGGGCCACGTGCCCCCGACCAAGTACAGCGAGAAGAACGCCTCCGAGTACCACGCCGAGGCGTACTGGCTGTACAAGACCGAACCTGCCCGCCTGCGCGAGTTCGACAAGGATCTCTACGACTACTTCGCCAGCGGCGATTACCTGCGGCACTGGGTCAAGGACGGCGCCGGGAAGTGGCAGGTCGTGCCGGTCGGGCCGGAGCTCAATCCGCCAGCGCAGCCGGGGCCGGTTCTGGCTCCGCCTCGCGAGATCCCGCCTCAGGCAGCTTAGGCGCCGGCCGGGACAGCGCCGCGACCGCCACCGCGAGGGCGATCACGCCGGCGGCGGCCAGGAGCGCGACCAGGCGCCAGGGCTTTGGCAGGATGCCCAGATCGGCCAGCCGTGAGCCGAAAACCGCTGCCACCGAGCCGGTGTAGGCGATCAGGCCCGGCATGGGGGCTTCCGCGCCGGGGCGCAGCGAGCCGATAACCAGGCCGGCCCCCAGCAGGCCCAGCAGGATGGCGGGCAGGGCGGTGGCCTGCACGCCCACGGCGGCAAGCGGCACGAGCGCCAGCAGGGCCGTCACGGCCGCCGCCGCGGCCAGACGACCGCGCACGTGAGGCGCGGTGACGCCGGGCGCGGCCGCGAGGGCAAGCCCGGCGGCCAGGGCGGCGAAGGCGTAAGGCTGCGTCAGGTCCAGGCCGCCG
This DNA window, taken from Candidatus Tanganyikabacteria bacterium, encodes the following:
- a CDS encoding ATP-binding protein, whose product is MDVRFLPHNAHQDGLAAFEERDPHLRVLRDLPLVHRPALLARLPRGVPGAFTVGGGRQIGKTTLLKLWMAELLKEGVAPERIAFFTGELIDDHHALVRLVGECLNDRHSPDPGYLILDEVTYIREWDRGVKYLADAGVLADTTLVLTGSDLTFLRQARMRFPGRRGPADVADFHVYPLSFREMLRLKGRLDEPAAVFDPALQPRSETISILFREFEEYLMHGGYLTAANDLVLRGAVRPSTFATYQEWVRGDMLRRGKQEVYLREVLGAIVSRYGSQVSWNSLARDLSIDHPQTVADYVGLLASMDAVYVQPALREDALAPAPKKARKILFTDPFIFHAIRSWLHPVSDPFGTQVRAALESPEWAGRLAEACVASHLSRDFPTYYIKAEGEVDVAIVREGRFWPIEVKWTGQLRAKDLKQIRKYGNGAIWGRVRAPGQLEGVPVEPLPLALARSSGFGAAI